From a region of the Bradyrhizobium guangdongense genome:
- the sctL gene encoding type III secretion system stator protein SctL → MTAGEPALPERPQIRPVGPVIPASELGIWCDVVQTRALAQRYLQQVRNWARNAYHREQARGHSEGLKTGSDEMARLVARAASELARRKAVLEQELPQLVIEVLNDLVGSFDPGEMLVRSVRHAIEQRYGGAELRLHVSPVNVDAMTCEFASFHGTHGRPKVRIDPDPALTPDQCVLWSEFGNVDLGLAAQLRTLRLALAPPVQEDEQ, encoded by the coding sequence ATGACCGCGGGTGAGCCAGCATTGCCAGAACGCCCGCAGATACGTCCGGTGGGTCCAGTCATACCAGCCTCGGAACTTGGGATCTGGTGCGATGTGGTACAGACGCGCGCGCTAGCTCAGCGGTATCTACAGCAGGTTCGCAACTGGGCAAGGAACGCTTATCATCGCGAGCAGGCGCGCGGGCACTCCGAAGGCCTGAAGACAGGCTCGGACGAAATGGCGCGGCTGGTTGCTCGAGCTGCTTCTGAGCTGGCGCGGCGAAAAGCCGTGCTGGAACAGGAGCTGCCACAACTTGTCATTGAGGTCCTGAACGACTTGGTGGGCTCGTTCGATCCGGGCGAGATGTTAGTGAGGTCGGTTCGTCACGCTATCGAGCAAAGATATGGCGGTGCGGAATTGCGCCTTCATGTGTCTCCTGTGAACGTCGATGCCATGACATGCGAGTTCGCGTCATTCCATGGAACGCATGGGCGTCCGAAGGTCAGAATTGATCCGGACCCGGCTCTAACGCCGGACCAATGCGTTTTGTGGAGTGAGTTTGGTAATGTCGATCTAGGACTTGCCGCGCAGCTCCGCACACTGCGCCTCGCCCTTGCTCCGCCTGTTCAGGAGGACGAACAATGA
- a CDS encoding nodulation protein NolU: protein MSATMTSNEPNHLLNQHSGRPRELAAIIHPSRFAERLDASLAASTVLQLQKTPRLQERLVELLLGSELVLKGSSWGRGALLGHDPHRAALLAGGIWHARSVLKLVSKHDLAPLIGNIGAEAHAFAIRHVSSAVETQLIVDPEQLSQRIAHDGYACLGAFLKRASELDRTRVLLCLPVGTAAESPAAEHHKAAGQLMSLVMTHLAAETRPA, encoded by the coding sequence ATGTCCGCAACGATGACATCCAACGAACCAAATCATTTGCTCAACCAACATTCCGGTCGGCCGCGGGAGCTTGCTGCGATAATCCATCCAAGCCGTTTTGCTGAACGTCTTGATGCGTCGCTGGCGGCGTCTACAGTGCTGCAACTGCAGAAAACTCCCAGACTACAGGAAAGACTAGTCGAACTGCTCCTAGGCAGTGAACTGGTCTTGAAGGGAAGTAGCTGGGGAAGGGGCGCTTTGCTTGGGCATGATCCGCATCGTGCGGCATTGCTCGCTGGCGGCATTTGGCATGCCCGTTCGGTACTGAAGCTGGTGTCAAAGCATGATCTTGCTCCACTGATCGGAAATATTGGTGCGGAAGCACATGCTTTCGCTATCCGACATGTATCCAGCGCCGTCGAAACCCAATTGATTGTCGATCCGGAGCAACTTTCGCAGCGGATTGCACATGACGGATATGCCTGCCTTGGCGCTTTCCTCAAGCGAGCCTCAGAACTCGACCGTACGCGCGTGCTTCTCTGCTTGCCTGTCGGGACTGCCGCGGAGAGTCCAGCCGCCGAACATCACAAAGCCGCGGGCCAATTGATGTCTTTGGTGATGACCCATTTGGCCGCAGAGACACGGCCGGCATGA
- the sctJ gene encoding type III secretion system inner membrane ring lipoprotein SctJ: MVLFAQRKIGRGATSGRQVHAVLLLPLVLLLAGCKADLYTKVQEREANEMLALLLSKGVDAVRVVAKDGSSTIQVEEKQLAVSIELLNGQGLPRQVFKNLGEVFKGSGLVASPVEERARYVYALSEELSRTINDIDGVLSARVHVVLPKNDLLRQDATPSSASVFIRHGSNANLSALLPQIKMLVANGIEGLSYDKVAVVFVPVERAQHEMFSAPAAASIHPTKFTSATFLAIVVGGVGAAVGILSYVLLSTRVRQLGQFWRKVPNIDTAASMPAVLAAGKKRNSDAR; this comes from the coding sequence ATGGTTCTTTTCGCGCAAAGAAAGATCGGTCGCGGCGCGACTTCTGGAAGGCAGGTGCATGCCGTTCTCCTATTGCCGCTTGTGCTGTTGCTAGCCGGCTGCAAGGCCGATCTCTATACGAAAGTTCAGGAGCGTGAAGCCAACGAGATGCTTGCCCTTCTCCTTAGTAAGGGTGTCGATGCAGTCCGTGTTGTCGCTAAGGACGGTAGCAGCACGATTCAGGTCGAAGAAAAGCAATTGGCCGTTTCGATAGAACTGCTGAATGGCCAGGGCTTGCCGCGCCAGGTGTTTAAGAATCTTGGGGAGGTGTTCAAGGGATCCGGCCTGGTTGCGTCCCCAGTTGAGGAGCGCGCTCGTTACGTTTATGCCCTAAGCGAAGAATTGTCGCGCACAATCAATGATATCGATGGGGTTCTCTCCGCCCGGGTTCATGTTGTCTTGCCGAAGAACGACCTTTTGCGACAGGATGCGACCCCGTCCTCGGCGTCGGTCTTCATTCGACATGGTTCCAATGCGAACCTCTCAGCCTTGTTGCCCCAAATCAAGATGCTCGTCGCCAATGGCATTGAAGGACTATCATACGACAAGGTGGCCGTCGTTTTCGTGCCGGTTGAGCGAGCGCAGCATGAGATGTTCTCTGCACCAGCAGCTGCTTCGATCCACCCGACCAAGTTCACGTCAGCCACCTTTCTTGCGATCGTGGTCGGGGGTGTCGGCGCCGCGGTCGGCATTCTATCTTACGTGCTGCTGAGCACACGTGTGCGCCAGCTAGGTCAATTCTGGCGGAAAGTGCCGAATATTGACACAGCGGCGAGTATGCCCGCCGTCCTAGCCGCTGGCAAAAAGCGGAACTCCGATGCGAGATAG
- a CDS encoding nodulation protein NolB yields MIPSVMFGAMPISANLGECLTEGCSSAPGNFHEHLAKAASKQGAASLVADSALAPPVPEVQRAVAQTGPLGDRILQNLFGAHLGKPYPSTGLPSIGEPGPSKSVQLGPAARPISRLDGVDVHVIGKPEGADNFESTLQNLRDVYNGVIQVSLISKSAGAVGSSLNKLLSAG; encoded by the coding sequence ATGATTCCTTCCGTGATGTTTGGCGCGATGCCGATCTCTGCCAACCTCGGCGAGTGTCTCACCGAGGGGTGTTCATCGGCGCCGGGCAACTTTCATGAGCATCTTGCAAAGGCGGCATCGAAACAAGGCGCCGCCTCTTTGGTGGCCGACAGCGCGTTGGCGCCACCTGTACCGGAGGTTCAGCGTGCAGTCGCGCAGACAGGTCCACTGGGCGATCGCATTCTGCAGAATCTTTTTGGAGCGCACTTAGGCAAACCATATCCTTCGACCGGACTCCCTTCGATCGGCGAGCCGGGCCCTTCGAAGAGCGTCCAGCTTGGGCCCGCCGCGCGGCCTATCTCGCGCTTGGACGGAGTCGATGTCCATGTTATCGGAAAACCAGAAGGTGCCGACAATTTCGAGTCGACGTTGCAGAATCTGCGGGATGTTTACAACGGCGTCATTCAGGTTTCGCTCATCTCCAAGAGTGCTGGCGCCGTCGGTTCATCTCTGAATAAGCTGCTATCAGCGGGCTGA
- a CDS encoding nodulation protein NolW has protein sequence MKNILIVGVFISLSAVRALGATLELPSTPYTYTVLDQDLAAALQEFGNNLNIRINVSTHVKGRIRGRMPDLAPRDFLERVTTLYNLQWYYDGLVLYVSDAHEAESRLLVLNPVTFDAFKAALDALKISDERYVVRAAPEDGLVFASGPPRFIALVDQMLNGLVAEAQARRTLTTTAKPAPASVLMLFRGSSSTVIRDGRPEGPVLPEATHQDNVAHAPGPSQR, from the coding sequence TTGAAGAACATTCTAATTGTTGGTGTTTTCATCTCCTTGAGCGCGGTTAGGGCGCTCGGCGCCACTCTAGAGCTGCCATCCACGCCTTATACTTACACAGTTCTGGATCAGGATCTCGCGGCCGCACTGCAGGAGTTCGGCAACAATTTGAATATTCGAATCAATGTCAGCACCCATGTAAAGGGGCGGATTCGCGGGCGCATGCCGGATCTCGCGCCGCGAGATTTCCTCGAACGCGTGACCACTCTTTATAATCTTCAGTGGTACTATGACGGGCTGGTGCTGTACGTATCCGACGCGCACGAGGCGGAAAGTCGCCTGCTTGTCTTAAACCCGGTCACTTTCGATGCATTCAAGGCGGCACTCGATGCACTCAAAATTTCCGATGAACGCTACGTCGTGAGAGCCGCACCGGAAGATGGACTGGTCTTCGCTTCTGGTCCGCCTCGCTTCATCGCGCTCGTCGACCAAATGCTCAACGGCCTAGTGGCGGAGGCCCAGGCGCGACGAACTCTTACGACAACCGCAAAGCCGGCGCCCGCGTCGGTCTTGATGTTGTTTCGGGGCTCCTCAAGTACGGTTATTCGTGATGGACGACCGGAGGGACCTGTTTTGCCCGAGGCGACGCATCAAGATAACGTGGCTCACGCGCCCGGCCCAAGCCAGAGATGA
- a CDS encoding HrpF/NolX family T3SS translocon protein: protein MSVNNLSLAANSNVALSGLAPGLTPAQELSSFEAVLASYALNDTTGDHSAPQDSASESTKNLTEELIQLTGNIVPPDVRAALDAEAYSQPPQSTSAAASTAIAAAPVPSSRITWNSGTLTDTELQIVSVLNRHKDKCPLDWKSLVDLATDPSTPPDLKTAIEALQQDPELFYAIGSQGDGRCGGTIKAGDLSGFSDHHSQVAAFQEQQARRYEHNYVPSDGTGNGQPCVMTQTDALRELYRYSDNLPKNLSLADFRQIVDGEAKTGKCPPQVLAAARYFLNHPEEWKQLYGGSVDKVHKEDFLQMASSSMNLTHAELDTLGTINKNQAAFFGKGDLTRETLTSMVDDKSLAPDVRKAASQLLSDPLLFGLLNNSITGYKTHHKFFDFGGGHTVDSGNISSNDFTHFFSNMSGANRTAHQLKQHAVQPAADQAAVKDMMTGVADQPDVKSPKKNGGAFMHAFDEVLKVGSNVLDWAATAVGVLGFIPGLGELTDLASMILESEAQAANLLHTAITGGNIKQALEEAGLNLAAQAVGCIGGPEVKLAMREGLTKQAIQEAATAGVNLPVSMAQSYAEDYLNSLKERIESADMQAAGVYS, encoded by the coding sequence ATGTCAGTCAACAACCTATCCCTCGCCGCCAACTCGAACGTGGCTTTGTCCGGGCTTGCCCCCGGGCTCACTCCGGCGCAAGAGCTGTCAAGTTTCGAGGCGGTGCTTGCGAGCTACGCCTTAAATGACACGACCGGCGATCATTCCGCACCACAGGATTCGGCCTCGGAGTCGACTAAGAACCTGACGGAGGAGCTCATACAGCTGACGGGGAATATCGTGCCACCCGACGTTAGGGCTGCATTGGACGCAGAAGCGTATAGCCAGCCCCCGCAGTCAACCTCTGCTGCGGCCTCCACTGCGATTGCAGCGGCGCCAGTACCCAGCTCACGGATTACATGGAACAGTGGCACTCTGACTGACACCGAGTTGCAGATTGTGTCGGTGCTGAACCGTCATAAAGATAAATGCCCCCTAGATTGGAAGTCGCTCGTAGATTTGGCGACGGACCCCTCCACACCGCCGGATCTGAAGACGGCGATCGAAGCATTGCAGCAGGATCCGGAGCTCTTCTATGCGATAGGCTCACAAGGCGATGGCCGCTGCGGGGGGACAATCAAGGCAGGAGATCTCTCCGGCTTCTCCGATCATCACTCACAAGTGGCTGCATTCCAGGAGCAGCAGGCGCGGCGCTACGAGCATAACTACGTTCCGTCGGACGGCACCGGAAACGGCCAGCCCTGCGTTATGACCCAGACCGACGCACTGCGTGAGCTCTATCGCTATTCTGATAATTTGCCCAAGAACCTGAGCCTCGCGGATTTCAGGCAGATCGTTGATGGCGAGGCTAAAACGGGTAAATGCCCACCTCAGGTTCTCGCAGCCGCGAGATACTTCCTCAATCATCCAGAGGAATGGAAACAGTTGTATGGCGGCTCGGTAGATAAGGTCCACAAAGAGGACTTCTTGCAGATGGCTTCGTCATCGATGAACCTCACGCATGCCGAGTTGGATACGCTAGGTACGATCAATAAGAACCAAGCGGCTTTTTTCGGGAAGGGTGACCTGACCCGGGAGACGCTCACTAGTATGGTCGATGACAAGAGTCTCGCCCCGGACGTGCGAAAGGCGGCCTCCCAGCTGTTGTCGGATCCTCTCTTGTTCGGATTGCTGAACAACTCGATCACAGGCTACAAGACCCACCACAAGTTCTTCGACTTCGGCGGCGGCCATACGGTCGATTCCGGCAACATCAGCAGTAACGATTTCACCCATTTCTTCAGCAACATGTCCGGCGCGAACCGCACCGCTCACCAATTGAAGCAGCACGCTGTTCAGCCGGCTGCCGACCAGGCGGCCGTCAAGGACATGATGACGGGCGTGGCGGACCAGCCGGACGTCAAGTCACCCAAGAAAAACGGAGGTGCCTTCATGCACGCCTTTGATGAAGTGCTCAAGGTGGGCTCCAACGTGCTTGACTGGGCTGCGACGGCAGTTGGTGTACTCGGCTTCATTCCAGGTTTGGGGGAATTGACCGATCTCGCGTCAATGATACTCGAGAGCGAGGCGCAAGCAGCAAATCTTCTGCACACAGCCATCACAGGCGGCAACATAAAGCAGGCGCTGGAAGAAGCGGGACTCAATCTTGCGGCACAGGCGGTGGGTTGTATCGGCGGCCCGGAGGTCAAACTAGCCATGCGCGAAGGCTTGACGAAGCAGGCAATTCAAGAAGCCGCGACGGCCGGCGTCAACCTTCCGGTCTCGATGGCACAATCTTACGCGGAGGACTATTTGAACTCCCTAAAGGAGCGGATTGAGTCCGCGGACATGCAAGCTGCAGGCGTTTACAGCTAG
- a CDS encoding SctD/MshK family protein, translating to MNEPHSLHFEVLSGLYSGLTGKLGFGSSLIGSDLDADLVFIEQGLERHHFRITPHHNSIEIEPLAPQVRIEGQRALLPNERVAVSLPAVIHAGEMSIRCSIEDSKQAGSISRWLGSTAVLASVLISSVAVGAVSTSFVETDSAVDVNADLHRNVDVAPKLAPNAPDAPTAEAAATRLQEEVDRAGLFDIKVRSEPGVVAADGTVTRASLPKWREVQEWFDRDRKDAYVLVNAVAIREEKTPSSISVEAVWRGSEPYLVIAGQKYFVGALLNNGWTVNGIEERRLLLSRNGRLVALPY from the coding sequence GTGAATGAACCACACTCCCTGCATTTCGAGGTGCTGTCGGGGCTTTACTCCGGGCTGACCGGCAAATTGGGCTTTGGATCGAGCCTGATTGGTAGCGACCTGGATGCTGACTTGGTTTTCATCGAACAAGGGCTCGAACGTCATCACTTTCGTATCACCCCCCATCACAATTCGATTGAAATCGAGCCTCTTGCGCCGCAAGTAAGGATAGAGGGACAACGGGCACTTCTCCCGAACGAGCGCGTTGCTGTTTCTCTTCCCGCCGTCATCCATGCGGGCGAGATGTCCATCCGTTGTTCCATAGAGGATTCCAAACAAGCTGGCTCCATCAGCCGCTGGCTCGGATCGACCGCGGTACTCGCCTCTGTCCTGATCAGTTCCGTCGCGGTCGGCGCCGTCTCAACGAGTTTCGTCGAGACGGACAGCGCTGTTGACGTGAACGCCGACTTGCACCGTAACGTCGACGTTGCACCTAAGCTGGCGCCCAACGCTCCTGATGCTCCGACCGCCGAAGCAGCTGCCACACGGCTGCAAGAGGAAGTTGATCGAGCGGGCCTTTTTGATATCAAAGTCCGATCTGAGCCGGGTGTTGTCGCTGCTGACGGTACCGTAACGCGCGCTTCTCTCCCAAAGTGGCGGGAAGTTCAAGAATGGTTCGATCGCGATCGAAAGGACGCATATGTTCTCGTCAATGCAGTCGCCATCAGGGAGGAGAAGACGCCGTCCTCGATTTCCGTCGAAGCCGTTTGGCGAGGAAGTGAGCCATATCTGGTCATCGCTGGTCAAAAGTATTTCGTGGGCGCGCTGTTGAATAACGGATGGACCGTCAATGGGATTGAGGAACGACGTCTGCTGCTGAGCAGGAACGGCCGGCTTGTTGCCCTCCCCTATTAG
- a CDS encoding histidine kinase, producing MAAPDGEQHLTPAPPPHLSRAGEVLHITRRERDLLCALSYVHLACGQSAQSLALLQIVAHEHSYDVELLRILVYALISEGHGDDALAALDRLDKLDDDPSSRLPLMVLRSHALRQAGRMAEARALFKSYVSLRSAAPIKQ from the coding sequence ATGGCCGCGCCTGACGGAGAGCAACACCTCACACCTGCTCCGCCGCCACACTTATCACGTGCCGGTGAGGTTTTGCACATCACAAGAAGGGAGCGTGATTTGCTCTGCGCGCTTTCGTATGTCCATCTTGCCTGCGGTCAGAGCGCACAGAGCCTGGCTCTGTTGCAAATCGTAGCTCACGAACATTCTTACGACGTCGAGCTGCTCCGCATTCTGGTCTACGCTCTGATCTCGGAGGGCCACGGTGACGACGCATTGGCGGCACTGGACAGGTTAGACAAGCTTGACGACGACCCGTCTTCGCGCCTGCCTTTGATGGTCTTGCGCAGTCATGCGCTTCGTCAGGCCGGCCGCATGGCCGAGGCACGCGCACTCTTCAAGAGCTATGTTTCATTGCGGAGCGCTGCTCCAATCAAACAATAA
- the sctV gene encoding type III secretion system export apparatus subunit SctV → MANTLHSLIVRAPANPDLMVALMLLLAIGMMIMPIPIVLIDMLIGFNLGFAILLLMVALYLKTPLDFSSLPGVILISTVFRLALTVATTRLILAEGDAGSIIHTFGDFVISGNIAVGIVIFLIVTMVQFMVLAKGAERVAEVSARFTLDALPGKQMAIDAELRNGHIDQNESRRRRAALEQESQLHGAMDGAMKFVKGDAIAGLIVICINMLGGITIGLLSKGMPLEETLHQYTILTIGDALISQIPALLLSITAATIVTRVNGPLQLNLGGDIVSQLTASTQALRLAAGVLIVMGLVPGFPLPPFIMLAVLFGAASFVNVGVQRAKNAAKTEVSSAGTPQAPSQGQKQTLPAEALPIALFLAPNLAGAIDKEELEQAIVRISTLVSSDLGITIPRIPTKIDQLLPESQFRVDVEGVPVGRDFVDPTQLMLNDDVANIELSGIPFRQDVETNRIWIEQLHAPALKAAGIGYHRPSEVVALRVQSTLMRYAQRLVGIQETRQLLGRMEQEYADLVKEVLRTMPVPRIADVLRRLLDEGIPIRNTRLVLEVLAEWSEREQNVVLLTEYVRSGLKRQICHRYANAHRVVAAFIVERHTEDIVRGAVRDTAVGPYLVLDDCDSEMLLSQFRKIHSSIARGQSQPVILGSMDIRRFVRGFLTRNGIDLPVLSYQDLAADFTVQPIGSVKLEASQHKTSPGERRDPIAATS, encoded by the coding sequence ATGGCCAATACCCTGCATAGTCTCATCGTGCGCGCACCAGCTAACCCAGATTTGATGGTCGCGTTGATGCTTCTTCTGGCGATCGGAATGATGATCATGCCGATCCCGATCGTATTGATCGACATGCTGATCGGCTTCAACCTCGGCTTTGCCATACTGCTGCTGATGGTGGCCCTGTATCTCAAGACGCCGCTTGACTTTTCGTCCTTGCCAGGCGTCATCCTGATCTCGACCGTCTTTCGCCTAGCGCTTACCGTCGCGACGACGCGGTTGATTCTTGCGGAGGGGGATGCCGGCAGCATCATACATACATTCGGCGATTTCGTTATATCCGGCAATATCGCTGTTGGCATCGTCATATTCCTCATTGTGACCATGGTGCAATTCATGGTTCTCGCCAAAGGCGCAGAACGGGTCGCAGAAGTGTCGGCGCGTTTCACGCTCGACGCGCTTCCGGGCAAGCAGATGGCAATCGACGCGGAACTGCGCAACGGGCACATCGATCAGAACGAATCTCGCCGTCGGCGAGCGGCGCTGGAGCAAGAGAGCCAACTTCACGGCGCTATGGATGGCGCTATGAAATTTGTGAAGGGCGACGCCATCGCCGGGCTCATAGTTATCTGCATTAACATGCTGGGCGGCATCACAATCGGCTTGCTCTCCAAGGGCATGCCCCTGGAGGAGACGCTGCATCAATATACGATCCTCACCATAGGTGATGCGCTAATTTCGCAGATCCCGGCTCTGCTGCTGTCAATTACGGCTGCAACCATTGTCACTCGTGTCAATGGTCCTTTGCAGCTCAATCTGGGTGGCGATATTGTCAGCCAACTGACGGCCAGCACGCAAGCGCTGCGGTTGGCCGCCGGCGTCCTGATTGTGATGGGGCTCGTACCGGGTTTCCCTTTGCCTCCGTTCATCATGCTGGCCGTACTCTTCGGCGCGGCGAGCTTTGTCAATGTTGGCGTGCAGCGCGCCAAGAACGCCGCCAAGACGGAGGTCAGTAGCGCCGGTACGCCTCAAGCTCCATCGCAGGGTCAGAAACAGACCTTGCCTGCAGAGGCCCTTCCAATCGCGCTGTTCCTCGCACCAAACCTTGCAGGTGCAATCGACAAAGAGGAACTCGAGCAGGCAATCGTGCGAATATCGACACTGGTCTCATCTGATCTTGGTATCACAATTCCGCGCATACCAACCAAGATAGACCAGCTTTTACCTGAATCGCAATTCAGGGTAGACGTTGAGGGAGTGCCCGTTGGGCGAGATTTTGTGGATCCGACGCAACTCATGCTCAACGACGACGTAGCGAATATTGAATTGAGCGGTATCCCCTTTCGGCAAGACGTAGAGACAAATCGGATTTGGATCGAACAACTTCATGCGCCGGCTCTCAAAGCAGCCGGGATAGGGTATCACCGTCCGAGCGAAGTCGTCGCCTTGCGCGTCCAGTCGACATTGATGCGCTATGCACAGCGCCTGGTGGGCATTCAGGAGACCCGACAATTGCTGGGCCGAATGGAGCAGGAATATGCCGATCTGGTGAAGGAGGTGCTGCGCACGATGCCGGTTCCCCGGATCGCCGATGTCCTGCGCCGCTTACTGGACGAGGGCATCCCAATTCGCAACACTCGCTTGGTCCTGGAGGTGTTGGCAGAATGGAGTGAGCGCGAACAAAATGTTGTGTTGCTTACCGAATATGTTCGCTCCGGTCTGAAACGGCAGATCTGTCATCGCTATGCCAACGCCCACCGTGTCGTGGCAGCCTTTATCGTAGAGCGCCACACCGAGGATATCGTGCGCGGTGCGGTGCGCGACACCGCCGTGGGTCCTTATCTCGTTTTGGACGATTGCGATAGCGAGATGCTGCTTTCGCAGTTTCGCAAGATCCATTCGAGCATCGCACGCGGTCAGAGCCAACCCGTCATTCTGGGTTCGATGGATATCCGGCGTTTCGTCCGGGGTTTTCTCACCCGCAACGGGATCGACCTTCCTGTTCTTTCGTATCAGGATCTCGCTGCGGATTTTACGGTTCAGCCGATTGGATCCGTCAAGCTAGAGGCTTCACAACATAAGACTTCCCCAGGAGAGCGTCGTGACCCGATCGCCGCAACCAGCTAA
- a CDS encoding tetratricopeptide repeat protein: MRDRIAYALQADADEETFRETLKQQPGKVNAAIPLARALLVRKRPDEALDVLDKVLLAVPADLRALNCEGSCA, encoded by the coding sequence ATGCGCGACCGCATTGCCTACGCTCTCCAAGCGGACGCTGACGAGGAGACTTTTCGCGAAACGTTGAAACAACAACCGGGCAAGGTCAATGCGGCGATTCCTCTGGCGCGTGCCCTGCTGGTGCGCAAGCGCCCGGATGAGGCGCTTGATGTCCTCGACAAGGTCTTGCTCGCGGTCCCTGCAGACCTGCGCGCCCTGAATTGCGAAGGGAGTTGTGCTTGA
- a CDS encoding effector protein NopP — protein MYGRINNFSENETYYRQDAEHSNCESQDFADAFARMQLQDSAGSSSSHPQYALLARPPVVEIDQATFRREARNYHGEAINRIANNPHEYSELVSERARRTVEVAEKYAVRRDSEDARYYSYQLGNMSVGLQRTERGFSMTEFESGRWRDQFPGRSEVTSVVDFQVAHPLVTNAGDILLEHQLRQDGERPLVNWRPANPEAKARAQAMGFVEVDEDDMVLDPTQSGKWELNSDGEWQRATSSRRYLSKADSDTEAAADSDEDGDFM, from the coding sequence ATGTACGGTCGAATCAACAATTTTTCCGAGAACGAAACTTATTATCGGCAAGATGCGGAGCATTCGAATTGCGAAAGCCAAGACTTCGCGGACGCGTTCGCTAGAATGCAGTTGCAAGATTCGGCCGGCAGCTCATCTTCGCATCCGCAATATGCCCTCCTTGCAAGGCCACCCGTGGTTGAGATCGATCAAGCGACATTCAGGAGAGAGGCGCGGAACTATCATGGGGAAGCTATCAATCGAATCGCCAACAATCCTCACGAATACTCTGAGCTTGTATCTGAAAGAGCAAGGCGCACGGTAGAGGTTGCCGAGAAGTACGCCGTCAGAAGAGATTCCGAGGACGCCCGATACTACAGCTACCAGTTAGGAAATATGAGCGTCGGCCTGCAAAGGACTGAACGCGGATTCAGCATGACTGAGTTCGAAAGCGGTAGGTGGCGAGACCAGTTCCCCGGAAGAAGTGAAGTCACCTCAGTTGTCGACTTTCAGGTGGCTCATCCGCTTGTCACGAATGCTGGCGATATTCTGCTCGAGCACCAACTTCGGCAAGACGGCGAACGACCGTTGGTGAATTGGCGTCCTGCTAATCCAGAAGCGAAAGCCCGCGCGCAAGCAATGGGGTTCGTTGAAGTGGATGAGGACGACATGGTGCTCGATCCCACCCAGTCCGGAAAGTGGGAGCTAAACAGCGATGGTGAATGGCAACGTGCAACTAGTTCTCGGCGCTATCTCTCCAAAGCGGACAGTGATACTGAAGCTGCAGCAGATTCCGACGAGGACGGTGACTTTATGTAG